In Flavobacterium sp. N3904, one DNA window encodes the following:
- a CDS encoding glycoside hydrolase family 16 protein — protein sequence MKKIVLNIITIFSLLLMVNCQEDNYSFGALDAPSNLKITVDVIGKTDQTPNGDGSGKVKFTTTADNAISYKYIFGDGITENSPGGVSEHLFTTVGVNTYTVTVIASGRGGITTNTTVDVTVLSNFSDEKSTALLTGGTATGKIWYVAAAEKGHLGVGQNDNDPTKNYYANYYQAAPFEKSASCFYDGTYTFALVNGKIEYKQDNKGNTFFQNSYKSVGGGTNGGDDQCLPYSTAGIKTVALSPSTSFVSKNPDAAKETTGTVMNFSDGGFMGYYAGATQYEILSITENRMVVRFVQGNNAGLAWYQIFTTSPPVAADDTVYTNLVWSDEFNTDGAPDATKWTYDLGANGWGNNEKQNYTNLAKNVKVQGGSLIITAIKEASGGAEYSSARIKTQGLYDFKYGTIEMKAKMPTGAGTWPAFWALGTAAVAWPANGEIDFMEFIGAKPLQTQSALHYSGHSGGDAPVKTTVIANANSEFHIYKTIWSPKTIRFYLDGALYFTFDNSDTTLPFHNNFFMILNVAMGGSLGGTIDPAFTQSSMEVDYVKVYQ from the coding sequence ATGAAAAAAATAGTTTTAAATATAATAACCATTTTTAGTTTACTGCTAATGGTGAATTGTCAGGAAGATAATTATTCTTTCGGGGCATTAGATGCGCCTTCTAATCTTAAAATAACTGTTGATGTAATAGGAAAAACAGATCAAACTCCAAATGGAGATGGTTCTGGGAAAGTAAAATTTACAACCACTGCAGATAATGCTATTTCGTATAAATACATTTTTGGTGATGGAATTACAGAGAATTCTCCTGGTGGTGTTTCAGAACATCTTTTTACAACTGTAGGTGTCAATACGTATACGGTAACTGTTATTGCATCCGGAAGAGGCGGTATTACAACCAATACAACTGTAGATGTGACTGTACTGAGTAATTTTAGTGATGAAAAATCGACTGCATTACTTACAGGCGGAACTGCAACTGGTAAAATATGGTATGTTGCTGCTGCAGAAAAAGGACATTTAGGTGTAGGACAAAATGATAATGATCCTACTAAAAATTATTATGCTAATTATTATCAAGCAGCCCCTTTTGAAAAATCGGCCTCTTGTTTCTATGATGGTACTTATACTTTTGCTTTGGTAAACGGTAAAATAGAATACAAACAAGATAACAAAGGAAATACCTTTTTTCAAAATTCCTACAAAAGTGTTGGTGGTGGCACAAATGGTGGTGATGATCAATGCTTACCTTACAGTACTGCAGGAATCAAAACAGTAGCTTTAAGCCCTTCAACATCCTTTGTTTCCAAAAATCCTGATGCTGCAAAAGAAACTACAGGAACAGTAATGAACTTTTCTGACGGAGGTTTTATGGGTTATTATGCCGGTGCTACTCAATATGAGATTTTGTCAATTACAGAAAACCGAATGGTAGTTCGTTTTGTACAAGGTAATAATGCTGGTTTGGCTTGGTATCAAATATTTACTACTTCACCTCCTGTTGCAGCAGATGATACGGTTTATACCAACCTAGTTTGGTCGGATGAATTTAATACTGATGGAGCTCCTGATGCTACAAAATGGACGTATGATCTTGGTGCTAATGGTTGGGGTAATAATGAAAAACAAAATTACACCAATCTTGCAAAAAACGTTAAAGTTCAAGGAGGAAGCCTTATAATCACTGCTATTAAAGAAGCTTCTGGTGGTGCTGAATATTCTTCGGCTCGTATTAAAACACAAGGATTATATGATTTTAAATACGGTACTATCGAAATGAAAGCCAAAATGCCAACTGGGGCAGGAACATGGCCTGCTTTTTGGGCATTAGGTACTGCAGCAGTTGCTTGGCCAGCAAATGGTGAAATTGATTTTATGGAATTTATTGGTGCAAAACCACTGCAAACACAATCTGCTTTGCACTACTCTGGTCATTCGGGAGGAGATGCTCCAGTTAAAACAACAGTAATCGCTAACGCAAATAGCGAATTTCATATCTATAAAACCATTTGGTCACCAAAAACGATTCGATTCTATTTAGACGGTGCTTTGTACTTCACTTTTGACAATTCGGATACTACATTGCCATTTCACAATAATTTCTTTATGATTTTGAATGTAGCTATGGGAGGTTCTCTTGGAGGGACTATCGATCCTGCTTTTACACAATCTTCTATGGAGGTTGATTATGTAAAAGTATATCAATAA
- a CDS encoding SusC/RagA family TonB-linked outer membrane protein — translation MKSNHLLIIFLLFSTFGFAQKINVEGIVKEKGSGLPLYGVNVQDKNTGNTMSTDFDGKFTIKGISSGTTLVFTYVGYKTQEYKVTSAETNVVIILDDEAKTLNEVVVIGYGNVKKKQVTGAVSVVNSKTIEILQPIKIEQALQGTVTGVTVTTVGGAPGADISVRIRGIATNGENKPTAIIDGYQGDLSTLNPSDIESLTVLKDAQAAIYGTIGANGIILVTTKSGKRNSKAKISFNSSTGIQETSRTIPLLNATEYALLLNESYANGGKALPYPNVSGLGNGTNWQKEIFQEAPIINYDLSISGGSEKISYSVSGSHLDQQGIVGGDKSGFSRNTGRIALGADVTDKLKLKTNVIYTLQTRKTLNDNGLGSVLFNALNVPSTQLPYDSAGDYSLVPSTVGLGIEIINPLAQIANTYNDYELRKFNGNLGLDYKFTNAFVLSGAFGFNTQSGQSRNFAKQISYGGKVFDVLRSSVTQSAVFDNNYSFDLYGTYSKKIGDHNIVGTLGTTVFKEFGNGLFATGFDVPYNSWDYADIHLANGMPTTAPNNSYSYDERRLSYFARAQYDYKGKYLLSAMLRRDSSTKFGPNNRIAYFPSATAGWIISDEGFFGGDTGIVNFLKLRGSYGVLGNDQIPNNGYVSLLTGEAAYVFNGALVNGTATGQIPNPNLKWEEAQKFDVGLDMKMFDSKINIVADYFIDTRADLLIPNIPVSGIIGTAAPGASAPTINAGDVKNSGFEFAIDYKNTFSNDLTLSLGYNVTFIQNEVTAVNNGTGYIEGGAFSVGQPAPARMQVGKPIGYFYGYKTDGIFQNQAEVDAAPSQVALGAAAQAGDIRYVDINGDGVINTSDRTDIGSPIAATTMGFNIQLDYKNFDFVAFTYASIGNDMVRNYERTLSDVNRLDYVLDRWTGEGTSNTVPRVTTSATSNNVFSDYYVEDASFVRIQNMQIGYSVDPNYFAKAGLTKLRVYIGANNLYTFTKYKGFDPGASSGAPIGGGIDYGFYPIPRTYLLGLNVNF, via the coding sequence ACTAATGTTGTTATAATATTGGACGACGAAGCAAAAACTTTGAACGAAGTAGTTGTAATTGGATATGGAAACGTAAAGAAAAAACAAGTTACTGGTGCCGTGAGTGTGGTAAATAGTAAAACCATTGAAATACTGCAACCGATAAAAATTGAACAAGCTTTACAGGGGACTGTAACTGGGGTTACAGTAACAACTGTTGGCGGTGCTCCAGGAGCAGATATTAGTGTTCGAATTCGTGGTATTGCGACCAACGGCGAAAACAAACCAACTGCAATTATTGATGGGTATCAAGGTGATTTGAGTACATTAAATCCAAGTGATATAGAATCCCTTACCGTTCTTAAAGATGCCCAAGCAGCTATTTATGGTACTATTGGTGCAAACGGAATTATATTGGTAACCACCAAATCGGGAAAAAGAAATTCTAAAGCCAAAATATCTTTTAATTCATCAACCGGAATTCAAGAAACAAGTAGAACTATACCGTTATTGAATGCAACAGAATATGCTTTATTGCTTAATGAAAGCTACGCAAATGGAGGAAAGGCACTTCCTTATCCAAACGTTTCTGGACTAGGAAATGGAACGAATTGGCAAAAGGAAATTTTCCAAGAAGCCCCAATAATCAATTATGATTTATCTATCTCTGGAGGATCTGAAAAAATATCGTACTCTGTTAGTGGATCACATTTGGATCAACAAGGAATAGTAGGTGGTGATAAATCTGGTTTTTCTAGAAATACAGGAAGAATAGCTTTGGGTGCAGATGTTACGGATAAATTAAAACTAAAAACCAATGTAATTTATACACTTCAAACCAGAAAAACTTTGAATGATAATGGTTTGGGATCGGTTTTGTTTAATGCGTTAAATGTGCCTTCCACTCAATTGCCGTATGACAGTGCCGGAGATTACTCTTTGGTACCGAGCACCGTAGGTTTGGGTATCGAAATTATTAACCCATTAGCCCAAATTGCTAATACATACAATGATTATGAATTAAGAAAATTTAATGGAAACTTAGGATTGGATTATAAGTTTACTAATGCTTTTGTGCTTTCAGGTGCTTTTGGTTTTAATACTCAAAGCGGACAATCCAGAAATTTTGCCAAACAAATTTCTTACGGAGGTAAAGTATTTGATGTTTTAAGAAGTTCGGTTACTCAAAGTGCTGTTTTTGATAATAATTATTCTTTCGATTTATACGGGACTTATTCAAAAAAAATAGGCGATCATAATATTGTTGGAACGTTGGGAACAACAGTCTTTAAAGAATTTGGAAACGGATTATTTGCTACAGGTTTTGATGTTCCTTATAATTCTTGGGATTATGCCGATATTCATTTGGCGAATGGAATGCCAACAACAGCTCCAAACAATTCGTATAGTTATGACGAAAGAAGACTTTCTTATTTTGCTAGAGCACAATACGATTATAAAGGAAAATACCTTTTGTCGGCCATGTTGAGACGTGATTCATCTACTAAATTTGGACCAAATAATAGAATAGCTTATTTTCCATCGGCTACTGCTGGTTGGATTATTTCGGATGAAGGTTTCTTTGGAGGTGACACAGGAATTGTAAATTTCTTGAAATTAAGAGGAAGTTACGGTGTTTTAGGAAACGATCAAATTCCAAATAATGGATATGTTTCACTATTGACTGGTGAGGCAGCATACGTTTTTAATGGTGCACTTGTAAACGGTACAGCAACGGGACAAATTCCAAATCCAAATTTAAAATGGGAAGAAGCCCAGAAATTTGATGTTGGTTTGGATATGAAAATGTTTGACAGCAAAATCAATATTGTAGCCGATTATTTTATTGATACCAGAGCCGATTTATTGATTCCAAACATTCCGGTTTCCGGTATTATTGGTACAGCTGCTCCGGGAGCAAGTGCACCAACTATAAACGCAGGGGATGTTAAAAACTCAGGTTTTGAGTTTGCAATAGATTATAAAAATACTTTTTCTAATGATCTTACTTTAAGTTTGGGTTATAATGTTACTTTTATTCAAAATGAAGTTACAGCTGTAAATAACGGGACAGGTTATATTGAAGGAGGTGCTTTTAGTGTGGGGCAGCCAGCTCCGGCAAGAATGCAGGTTGGTAAACCAATAGGATATTTCTATGGATATAAAACGGATGGTATTTTTCAAAATCAAGCCGAAGTTGATGCTGCTCCATCTCAAGTAGCACTAGGCGCAGCTGCTCAAGCGGGTGATATTCGTTATGTAGATATCAACGGGGATGGTGTGATCAATACTTCAGACAGAACCGATATTGGTAGTCCAATCGCGGCAACTACGATGGGTTTTAATATTCAATTGGATTATAAAAACTTCGATTTCGTTGCATTTACGTATGCATCAATTGGAAATGACATGGTTAGAAATTACGAAAGAACGCTTTCAGATGTAAATCGTCTAGATTATGTTCTGGATCGATGGACTGGTGAAGGAACAAGCAATACAGTGCCAAGAGTTACAACTAGTGCAACATCAAATAATGTTTTCTCTGATTATTATGTAGAAGATGCTTCTTTTGTTCGTATTCAAAACATGCAAATAGGTTATTCTGTAGATCCTAATTATTTTGCTAAAGCTGGTTTAACTAAGCTAAGAGTTTATATAGGAGCCAATAATCTATACACATTTACAAAATACAAAGGATTTGATCCAGGTGCTTCTAGTGGAGCTCCTATTGGTGGCGGAATCGATTATGGTTTCTACCCAATCCCCAGAACGTATTTGTTAGGTTTAAACGTTAATTTTTAA
- a CDS encoding glycoside hydrolase family 2 TIM barrel-domain containing protein, whose translation MRKIIFLLLFWNCTSTIYSQADKVTIDQNKSGFKLKVNGQDFIVNGMNWDYFPIGKNYTYILWEQPEEMIKKALDNEMPLLKNMGVNTIRVYTGIPKKWIEYIYNKYGIYTMLNHSFGRYGLLINGAWVANTEYSNPSTRELLLKEVKQLASDYKNTKGLLLFLLGNENNYGLFWEGAETENIPVQDRKSTARAQGLYQLLNESAVVMKTIDNSHPIAICNGDLLFLDLIAKECPDVDVFGINVYRGISFGNMFERVKKEYAKPILFTEFGSDAFNAITNNEDQNAQATILKGNWQEIYENAAGVGKSGNCIGGFTFQFSDGWWKTGQTINLDIHDTSASWGNGGYIFDFKKGKNNMNEEWFGICAKRPTTENGMYELQPRSAYYILKKVHQLNPYTNSNSLEKLKNNFDKIKVIETSK comes from the coding sequence ATGCGAAAAATTATTTTTTTACTTCTCTTTTGGAATTGTACATCCACTATTTATTCTCAAGCAGATAAGGTTACTATAGATCAAAATAAATCTGGATTTAAACTCAAGGTTAACGGACAAGATTTTATTGTCAATGGCATGAATTGGGATTATTTCCCTATTGGCAAAAATTACACTTATATCCTTTGGGAACAGCCAGAGGAAATGATCAAAAAAGCATTGGATAATGAAATGCCATTGTTAAAAAATATGGGGGTAAATACCATTCGAGTTTACACGGGTATTCCCAAAAAATGGATTGAATATATTTATAATAAGTACGGCATTTATACGATGCTCAATCATTCATTTGGACGATATGGTTTGTTAATAAACGGAGCTTGGGTTGCTAATACTGAATATTCAAACCCTAGTACTCGTGAATTACTATTAAAAGAGGTTAAACAATTAGCCTCAGATTATAAAAACACCAAAGGGTTGCTATTGTTCTTATTGGGTAATGAAAACAACTACGGTTTGTTTTGGGAAGGCGCAGAAACTGAGAATATTCCAGTGCAAGACCGAAAATCTACTGCCCGTGCTCAAGGTTTGTATCAATTGTTAAATGAGTCTGCCGTTGTCATGAAAACAATAGATAATTCGCATCCAATTGCAATTTGTAATGGTGATCTTCTTTTTCTGGATCTGATAGCAAAAGAGTGCCCAGATGTTGATGTTTTTGGAATCAATGTGTATCGCGGAATTTCTTTTGGCAATATGTTTGAAAGGGTGAAAAAAGAATATGCAAAACCTATTTTGTTTACTGAATTTGGTTCGGATGCTTTTAATGCCATAACTAATAATGAAGATCAAAATGCACAAGCAACTATTCTAAAAGGAAACTGGCAAGAAATTTATGAAAATGCTGCGGGTGTTGGCAAAAGCGGAAATTGTATTGGTGGTTTTACCTTTCAATTTAGCGATGGTTGGTGGAAAACGGGACAAACTATAAATCTTGACATCCATGATACTAGTGCATCTTGGGGTAACGGAGGTTACATTTTTGATTTTAAAAAAGGAAAAAATAACATGAATGAAGAATGGTTCGGCATTTGTGCCAAAAGACCAACAACAGAAAACGGAATGTATGAATTACAACCAAGATCGGCCTATTATATATTGAAAAAAGTACATCAGCTTAATCCATATACTAACAGCAATTCATTAGAGAAACTAAAAAATAATTTTGATAAAATTAAAGTAATTGAAACTTCAAAATAA
- a CDS encoding RagB/SusD family nutrient uptake outer membrane protein, whose protein sequence is MKKYIFITVASIALFSAIFVSCSDNFTERDIAYSIDSENYFNSEADYDKALIGAYDLLQSTYINVLMGEIASDNTLAGGESPTDVIGFQQIDDMTQTPTNDQLKNLWDWMFAGVQRANYILEFKDKTDFAGKTQVIAETRFLRAYYHFELVKWFGGIPLNGDKRFAPGDETSVPRASIPEVYASIEADLIYASENLSPTASQTGRATKGAALALLGKAYLYQRKFPEAAAALEQVIASSKYSLVPDYASIFEMAGENGPESIFEVQYTDVEGAGFGCLQCSEGNVAVGFSGVRNYTGPKYTSGFSFNVPTQETYNAFEVGDTRLPASLLDIATWAAANNATYGKGNEDTGFFNQKYLPRIRSGQAAGDLNLTNPNNYRAIRYADVLLMAAEALNRGAINDVRALGYLNQVRDRAFGDTNHRVTAVGAALTDVIWNERRVELVGEGFRFFDLVRTGKAAAAINGFVVGKNELFPIPLVEIQFSNGNWSQNPGY, encoded by the coding sequence ATGAAAAAGTATATATTTATTACAGTAGCAAGTATCGCACTGTTCTCGGCAATTTTCGTTTCATGTAGCGATAATTTTACGGAACGTGATATAGCATATTCTATAGACTCCGAAAATTATTTCAATTCCGAAGCAGATTATGATAAAGCATTGATTGGAGCCTATGATTTACTTCAATCTACTTATATCAATGTTTTAATGGGAGAAATAGCATCGGATAATACCTTAGCAGGGGGAGAAAGTCCTACGGATGTTATCGGCTTTCAGCAAATTGACGATATGACCCAAACGCCAACAAACGATCAACTTAAAAATTTGTGGGATTGGATGTTTGCAGGGGTTCAAAGAGCAAATTACATATTGGAATTTAAAGACAAAACTGACTTTGCAGGAAAAACACAAGTCATTGCAGAAACACGTTTTCTTAGAGCCTACTATCATTTTGAATTAGTAAAATGGTTTGGAGGAATTCCATTGAATGGAGATAAAAGATTTGCCCCTGGTGATGAGACTTCAGTGCCTCGTGCTTCTATTCCAGAGGTATATGCCTCTATTGAAGCCGACTTGATTTATGCTTCTGAAAATTTATCCCCTACAGCTTCCCAAACAGGTAGAGCTACCAAAGGTGCTGCTCTTGCTTTATTAGGGAAAGCCTATTTGTATCAAAGGAAGTTTCCAGAAGCGGCTGCTGCCTTAGAACAAGTAATTGCTTCTTCAAAATATTCTTTGGTTCCAGACTATGCATCCATCTTTGAAATGGCGGGAGAAAATGGACCAGAATCTATTTTCGAAGTGCAATATACCGATGTTGAGGGAGCTGGTTTTGGTTGCTTGCAATGTAGCGAAGGAAACGTAGCAGTAGGATTCAGTGGCGTAAGAAATTATACGGGACCAAAATATACTTCTGGTTTTAGTTTTAATGTGCCCACTCAGGAAACTTATAATGCTTTTGAAGTTGGAGACACGAGATTGCCGGCATCTTTATTGGATATCGCAACTTGGGCTGCAGCAAATAATGCAACATATGGCAAAGGAAATGAAGATACAGGATTTTTTAATCAAAAGTATCTTCCAAGAATAAGAAGTGGTCAGGCTGCAGGTGATTTGAATTTAACCAATCCAAACAATTATAGAGCGATTCGTTATGCCGATGTTTTGTTAATGGCTGCTGAGGCGCTTAATCGTGGTGCTATCAATGATGTAAGAGCATTAGGGTATTTGAACCAAGTGAGAGATCGAGCTTTTGGTGACACTAATCATAGAGTTACTGCAGTTGGTGCTGCATTGACTGATGTGATTTGGAATGAAAGAAGAGTAGAATTAGTTGGAGAAGGATTTCGTTTCTTCGATTTAGTTCGCACTGGTAAAGCTGCTGCTGCAATCAATGGATTTGTGGTGGGTAAAAATGAATTATTCCCAATACCTTTAGTGGAAATTCAATTTTCAAATGGTAATTGGAGTCAAAACCCTGGATATTAA